Part of the Musa acuminata AAA Group cultivar baxijiao unplaced genomic scaffold, Cavendish_Baxijiao_AAA HiC_scaffold_1138, whole genome shotgun sequence genome, ACAATGTTTAGATTCTCATGATTTTAAGCTAGCACTAAAGATAATATTGTTAGCCAAAGAACTTTTTTATAGATTCAAATCACCAACTTGAAAAGAATGGTGTGCAGCTTTGTAAAACTATCTGCTACATTCTATAAACAgtccaaggaatcaaaattttctttattaCCTAACATATAATGAAACAACCTGGACATTGTTTAAGGATTAAACCAGATGAACAAAAAGGTAATATACAATTCTAGTGATACCTTAATAAACCAATCACTGGCTGTAAAGCTCCCGCAAGAAGAACTTCTTTCTTTATGTTAGGGGATGAATGAACCAGATTCCCAATAACACCAACTTAAATACCAAGAACATATAATCTAAATATGATCTTGGAAAGAATCAATCACAACAAGCATAGTAAATGCAAATATCTTTATGATTTAAAAAATGTATGTTTATTATGACATATAAAAAAAGAAGGTATGATTAACCATATAAATTGTATTTTTAATGAAAATCTAGCATGTATGATTAACCATATATTTTTAAAGTTGCATAAGGGTTACCACAGCCAATAACAGTTCCATTGGGTATTGCATAACCAGAAAATATACTCATGTTGCATGAGATAGTTCCAAGATTTCTTGTTAGCTGGTCACCATAAAAATGAGGTACATCCAGTTAACTAATAGCACTACCAGCCAAAATAAATAAGTGTTGCAACACGTCAACGATGGAGGGAGATAGCTCGAAGGCAACAATGATGAAGGGAGCTGCAAACAAAGGTAGCGACATCGAATGTAGGGTTTTAAAGCAGGGTTAAGTTGTACGAGAGAGGGGGGCGGGGACCATTTAGTGCTAGGGCTCTtctctttagttggttcgattcaaCCAATTTGCCTATTCAATCGAACCAAGCACGAACACAAGCCACCTTCACTCGAGCGCTCACCCGAGGCGCCCGACGCTTGGGCTTAGGCCAGCACCCAAGCGATGCTTCAATGAATCACATTGCCCAGAAGTTGTGCAAGGCACTCAAACCTTGCCTCACCTGAGCACCCAGGCACCTATCAAAAACACTAATTGTtcctaatttttttccttttttgggcTTTAGTAGATATTTGATTGGAGTTGAAATATTTTCAAGAAAGATTATGATTATGCAATGCACATGTGAGTTCGCAAGGATTTGACTAATTGAATAGTTTTACATATTGGTTGCTTTTATTTCAACAACTTGATGAACACATATTAGAAACGTACATCTAAAGCTTTTTCTTAATTATTGTTCTAGTTTGTAATTACTACGAGAGCTAGAGACATTATTACTGAAATTAGTCCACACATATTGCACATGCAACGGGCGAAGGGGTCGGTGGATCTTGGAGACACAAAGAAGATGAGCACGTTCGAAAGTTAATTtccaattaaatatataatacgacTCTAAAATCTTATTAACCTAATTAATTTGGGGGCTTCGGAATCCAAATTAAGATTAACCAATTGGATTCGATTAAAGAATCACTCTTTCCGACCACGGTCCcactatatatatctctctctcctctccgacTCTCACTCTTGACTTCTCTCCCCTCTCGCCTCTCGCCCCTCTGCTCCCTTCTCCTCGTTCATTTCCTCTCGCCTCGCCTCTgctcccttctcttctcctcgTTCGTTTTAGTCGTCCATGGAGCCCGTCGACCTCGTACCGAGCGGgtacaggttccttcccacggcggaggaactcgtgGTTGACTACCTTGCAAACTGGGTCGCCGGCAAACCCCTCCCTGGCTgcgctgtcgccttcgccgacgtctacggcaccgagccgtggaatcttctctgCAGCGATCGGCATGAaggctatttctttgcggagcggAAGCCTAAGAACAACGGCGGCTCGCGCGTGGATAGAAAGGCTGGCagcggttcttggactctgtacAACAATCAAGAAACCGTTAAGTCCATCGTcggcgggcgcgagatggtggtggGACGAAAAAGCTGCCTATCCTTCAACGATGGCCGTcggaagaactccgggtggacaATGTACGAATATCAGATGTGTTCATCCGGAttcgagagacgagttctctgtcacgttaAGAGAAGCTCGCATCAGGCCATCTCCGGAGGCACCACCATCAAAACGGTCGAGTCCACCTTCGCGGAGGCCGCGGTCACCGGCCACAGCTTCGTTGGgcggaagagaaatagagaggaatcttctactctctcagcgaaagcatcgactctctcaaagaagccatgctgggGGTTGGTTGCACATTCCAGCAGAGCATTGCTGATCGACGCTtcaccacctccaaccgcggtTGTCCAATTTCCCTTATTGGCTGCCCCGGAGAGTCATCATTCCTCGGTTGACTCTGTTGCACCGAACAAAGCCGGAGTCCCAGCCGCCTCTCCATCATCAACGGACGTTGGTGGAGAGCTCGTGATAACTGCGGAAGAActcgaagcattcttggcttcgtattcgtcgtcggtcgatcagaactgcaccgacgatgcTTTCTTCACCAGAGAGGTTGAAGCCTTCCTGATGTCGGACGACACCGACATAGCCTcgactaccatcccgaaggcctcgCCGTCAGGCCTGGTCGATCTTCTCTtgatgcccgatgacactcggattgattcgaccacggtcgctGAGGTTTCCTCCTCATCTcggattgattcgaccacggtcgcaaAGGTTTCCTCGTCATCGTCGTCGATAGACTTCGTTGCGTGTGAGCAGATGTACAGCACCAGCACCGACGATGACTTCTTCACGAGCCTGGAACAGGTCCGTGCTTtcttgatgtccgatgacaccttCACTGCCTCGACCACGATCCCAGTGGCCTCGCTGGGACAATGCTCGCTCGACAACCCCTATTGATTCGACTGTAGCTTGCTTGAATGAAAGCTTATACGGAAAatgatgtttgttcatgtatatcataacaatggaagggaaagaaaatatttgttcttgtaaatattgacaatgacaaagttcaattttcatcccATGTTTTGTTGTTTCCTTAATATGATGGGATCTATAAGAAATGGTCTCAATGTTACATCatgttcaaagagaaagagtgagATCATATGATATCAATGACTTCTCTCAACGTCATACTTTGGACGATTGTTATCAGAGGCAACGCAGCGAATTTGACCAATCATCGTTTGGAAACATGTTCTAACTTTTTGTTTCCGAGTgaagtccacaacaacaacaacaacaacaacaaataacaaaGTCTACAATCCCAACAAAGCTGCAAGTCAATTCATCACTGAATCCCTACCACAAGTGTGTGCACTGATACTATAGAAAACCTTTAATCAGAACCATCACTAAAAGTATCACTGAATCGATAAATAATTACATGGTTTGAAGCATTTGGCAATGGCCAAAACAATTCTGAATTGTCAACTGATATGCAAAATATTAAACACACATCATGGAAGGAAATGCAATCTCTCCGGAAGTCTTATTGATATGATATGGTCGGATTTCAATAGCAAGAAGAACGCCTGCATCATATTAAATTCATTAGATAAATAAGAACTCAAAGTATCAACAACTAATAAGCTACCGTTAAGAAATACAAGACAATTGAAATAGAAGAACGTACCATTCATCTTAGCACTCGGAAAAATGGTCAAATTGCATTTATTAACTAATATTcagaattttgaatgaatttagACAACCAATCTGAGTCTACTATTCCAGTTTTGGAAGTTACAAACGAATTCAAATAACTAATATTAAGTCTACAAAACAGTAAAAATTATCGAAATAAAGGGTAACCATGTTGGGTACcaaaacaaatgataagaacaaatgACGCTCCTCAGAAGATTGGAACAAACTAAGATATGGGCCTAAAGACTCCCAATCTTCTTTCGTGTTAATCTAGGACTAGTACAAGCACATAAATCAGAAGAACTTCGGCTTGTTACCTGCCGCAAGTTTATcaagaagaaatgtaatcctAATTCCTTTTGCAAAGGTTGTAACATTCAAATTAAATCTCTAGAGGCAGAACAGGAGGTTGGATTAACTCTTCCTCCTTTGGGGCATGAATTGTAACATGATCTGGCAAAGGAATCATGGGGCCCTGCTTTCCTTTAGGATCCCAATCCAACATGATCTTTACTTTGATATCGAGGACACCCTGAGATTTTTAAAAACAAAAGGTCAgttaaaatggatcattaagCACTTGAATATATATTTCTCCAGGTATATCTATGTTTTTATTACTGTTTAGAAGGTAAATAAATTCATCCATCTAAATTTCAGCACAAACAAGGTTAGTGCAATAGAAAATTTGAAACATTTAGGCTCAGCCTACCTGACGAGCATTTCCAGTTGAAGTTGTCAATAGGCAACTATCTATATGAGCACTGCAAGGAAACCAAGCTCTATTAAAGCAATCATGCCGCACCAACagtatatgcaaaaaaaaaaaaaaaaagtgaatattGATTAATACATATGCCATTGTGAAGTCTCACGAATTTATAATACCATGATTGCAGAACCCAGACTTTTCCTCTTATGTTAAGCTATGCATAGTAACTGCCCGTTCACGTGACAGGTTTTCATCTAACTTCCATGCATTGGACATAGTGCTATGTTAGACAGTGGATGGATTTACTAATGCTTCTTGCAGCAAAatccaaaacaaaaacaaatttcACAACATAGAGCATATTCTTGTCCCTGACAAGTGCATCATTCCTCAGACATAATAAGTTGTAGAACTAATGATGCCATGCTTTATTCaggaattttaaaaaaattaaattttaaaatatgtccATAAGAATTAAAAAAACTATAGACTTAAATTTTCTACAAATCAGCATTTCTGATATGCATCAAGCTAGTACTAAGACAATCTTAGTGATCAAAGATATGATTCTCACTTCTGTATGATTATTTATGTACAGATAGGACCATGGGGGATTTACATTAATATTTACAAAGCAACAAACGTTTAAGGTGGCAACTTAGTATTTAATTTATCTAATTGTAAAACCTGTTCACCATTTTGTTGTATTCAGTAACCAAAGCACATCAAAACAGACAGATATGCCTCTTTGTATCgcatgtaaatgctttatttatgACGCGTGTTATAGCTTCTTTATATCAGAAACTAGTCGTTTTTTGACAACATTATTTCCAGACATCTGATCATGATTAGGGCTTAATTCTGAAGAAAAACAAGCATGTTGACACATGAGTTCCCTTACCCGATAGACACCATCAAACATTGCACAAAATGCATCCGAAGAAGCAAGCAGAGCAATTCTGTGTGCATAAAAGCACTTGCCTAGAAAATAACAGATAATGAACATTTAGATATTTAGCACATAACTAATAGCTTCCTCTTAAACGAAGAATGTAGCATATATAAGTTACTACATATGGTAAGAATAGTCTACAACCTTCAACTAGAAATGTAACATCTAATAGCGTGGAGCTATTCACATACTGCTCGCCTAGGTACACCTACATGAACAACTTGATTAGGACTATTATAGGTATATAGCTATCTTTTAACACTTTTCCCACAGGTGTGATTCAGCAAATAATCACATGCTTTGTCAGCTAAGACCTTGCAAGATCAGCTTCAGGACTGGGATTGGTTTTTGGGTAATATAATGGTGATTGGTATgattaagttcagaactttcatgTTATGTACCACCATCATTTTTTGATCCAGTTAAACATATGGCTAACTACTTAACAAATCAACACTACTTTAGCTAATGTTAATATCAGCC contains:
- the LOC135671147 gene encoding uncharacterized protein LOC135671147; the encoded protein is MEPVDLVPSGYRFLPTAEELVVDYLANWVAGKPLPGCAVAFADVYGTEPWNLLCSDRHEGYFFAERKPKNNGGSRVDRKAGSGSWTLYNNQETVKSIVGGREMVVGRKSCLSFNDGRRKNSGWTMYEYQMCSSGFERRVLCHVKRSSHQAISGGTTIKTVESTFAEAAVTGHSFVGRKRNREESSTLSAKASTLSKKPCWGLVAHSSRALLIDASPPPTAVVQFPLLAAPESHHSSVDSVAPNKAGVPAASPSSTDVGGELVITAEELEAFLASYSSSVDQNCTDDAFFTREVEAFLMSDDTDIASTTIPKASPSGLVDLLLMPDDTRIDSTTVAEVSSSSRIDSTTVAKVSSSSSSIDFVACEQMYSTSTDDDFFTSLEQVRAFLMSDDTFTASTTIPVASLGQCSLDNPY